One stretch of Passer domesticus isolate bPasDom1 chromosome 2, bPasDom1.hap1, whole genome shotgun sequence DNA includes these proteins:
- the P2RY8 gene encoding P2Y purinoceptor 8, which produces MVKNESHLDALTLAMLQNKTVSITLPIVYTLVALVSIPGNLFSLWVLFWHIKPKTPSVIFMINLSITDLMLASCFPFQISYHLQSNHWRFGKTLCSLVTVMFYSNMYSSILTMTFISMERYMGVVHPLKLIKWRRKRYALAACIAMWFALLLAFYPLETTDLTYEVKELGIITCFDVLKWDMLPTFAAWVAFLLTLFVVLFLIPFVITVGCYIGIIRKLIQTSNRYGNRQKTRSIYLATIVLLSFITCFAPNNFILLAHMISRLFYSSSLYPTYKLTLCLSCFNNCIDPFIYYFASKEFYQKFMQLLRHNVVVSDSLENRRESLFSGRTMSARSMSSGPMDGLEGVRVNLQRQESVF; this is translated from the coding sequence ATGGTTAAAAACGAATCCCACCTGGATGCTTTGACACTGGCAATGCTCCAGAATAAAACAGTCTCCATCACCCTCCCAATTGTGTATACACTGGTGGCTCTGGTCAGCATCCCTGGCAACTTGTTCTCCCTTTGGGTGCTCTTTTGGCACATCAAACCCAAAACACCTTCTGTTATCTTCATGATCAACTTAAGCATCACAGACCTTATGCTGGCCAGCTGCTTCCCCTTCCAGATTTCTTATCACCTCCAAAGCAATCACTGGAGATTTGGCAAGACTCTTTGCAGCCTTGTGACAGTGATGTTCTATTCCAACATGTATTCTTCCATACTGACCATGACCTTTATCAGCATGGAGCGGTACATGGGTGTGGTACACCCCTTGAAGTTGATCAAgtggagaagaaaaagataTGCCTTGGCTGCCTGCATAGCTATGTGGTTTGCCTTGCTACTAGCCTTCTACCCACTAGAAACTACAGACCTCACCTATGAAGTGAAAGAATTAGGGATTATAACCTGTTTTGATGTACTAAAATGGGATATGCTGCCTACCTTTGCAGCTTGGGTAGCCTTTCTCCTCACTTTATTTGTTGTGCTATTCCTGATCCCTTTTGTTATAACAGTTGGATGCTACATTGGTATCATTAGGAAGCTAATTCAAACATCAAACAGATATGGTAATAGGCAAAAGACTAGATCCATATACCTGGCAACAATTGTCCTTCTGTCCTTCATCACTTGCTTTGCTCCCAATAACTTTATCCTACTTGCGCATATGATCAGCCGCCTATTTTACAGCAGCAGTTTGTACCCTACCTATAAGCTCACCTTGTGCCTCAGTTGCTTCAACAACTGCATAGATCCCTTCATTTATTATTTTGCATCAAAAGAATTTTACCAGAAATTCATGCAATTGCTTCGCCATAATGTAGTGGTCAGCGACAGCTTGGAAAACAGAAGGGAAAGTTTATTCTCTGGCAGGACCATGTCAGCCAGATCGATGTCAAGTGGACCTATGGATGGGTTAGAGGGAGTTAGAGTCAatttgcaaaggcaggaaagtGTTTTTTAG